DNA from Gadus chalcogrammus isolate NIFS_2021 chromosome 11, NIFS_Gcha_1.0, whole genome shotgun sequence:
TGAGCTAGGTACTGCTAGCGAGTGCtagctttgtttgttttgtcagcACTTCAAAATGCTTTCAAGGTTATCGTTATCGTTCTTGAACTGCTACCAGTAATGTTACATATGCTAAGGACAGCCAGTGTCTGTGCTGCATAGGAAATCATTAGACTTCGAAGTGAGACTGACTTTTACTCTAGTAGACCTAGCTAAACaaacgacgctgaagttggcatccgattcggcaGCTGCTGGTCCTTAAATcagtcctgattgaaaaccactacacctagactcttcaaatctggactaaattatcacagtgaggctataaattatataaaacatagttacagatttgtgaaaccttttttctatttgtgaaaatgcaatacaggctcattgtaatgctttttaggggtcgagcctgcattagaacgggtcctgattgaaaaccactacacctagactcttcaaatctggactaaattatcacagtgaggctatacattatgtaaaacatagtttcagatttgtgaaacctttaccctatttgtgaaaatgcaatacaggctaatttgaatgctttttaggggtccagacagcattgcattttcacaaatagggtaaaggtttcaaaaatctgaaactatgttttacataatgtatagcctcactgtgataatatagtccattatattttatttgttactaaaatatatattttagtaacaattaacaaatattaacaaagggttaggtgatgactagtctggctgaacggaagtggacagcgtctattgcctagcgtcggatttggccgcgactcctccccttccggttgctggcgttcccgtattgtgctccccctcaaactcggaaactaggcagtatggcgagttttgaagaggactttgacggcgctgtaaagttggcatgtttggctctttccgtcgaaaattgcaaagaactgctaaagatttgcttacagcatttgctgaagaagaaagatgttctattttgcatggacaccgctgctgcttcccgggcttagccccgccctagacgattgtgattggtttaaagaaataaaaacaggcccgcccagtttccccacggatagacggctcgaggtagcgtggctccagaccattctacttgctgtagtttggtctggctttgcgagactaggtgatgactagtttgctatttattatggaactttattataaagtgttaccgtaATATGTTAATTGCCACTTAGTtagtttattttcttctctttttttttgcaggcgTGACAAGTTCACCCCGAACTACAACTCCAGGGTCTGTGGGTGGCATTTTCCTGATGGCAAAGCAGCTGGGCCAACACGGTTTGCATGGAATGACGGAAAGGCTTTCCCCGACCACATCCCCACCAAACGTAAAAAAAGAATGGTCCCTGCGAGCGTGGAGGATGAAGGAACAGCTGGACCAGGCCCAAACCACCTTGGCATTGCTCCACAGACCCCTGGTACTTCAAGTGTTGTGCTTGAAATTGAGAATGATATGCTCAGAAAAGAAAATGACCAACTGAAACGAGAATtggagaaacaaaaacaaacattttcatTCAGTCAAATCTCCTCACACCCTGACAAAGTTAAATACTACACTGGCTTGACAGATGCTGCCACTGTCTTCTTTTTGGAAGCCCTTCTCTCCAAATTTGATTTCCAGTACCACTTTAATTGGAATGTCCAAATTATGCCCCTTATCGATCAGCTACTCCTGACTTTGATGAAGCTCCGACTGAATTGTGGCATCCTAGACCTTGCAACAAGATTGAATTGCTGCCGTGCCACAGTCACCAACATCTTCACCACAATCAGCAGTGCACTGTATGACATTTTGTATGTTGGCATGATAGAAAACAACATCCCCTCGAGATTCAAGAACCAAACATCCCTGCCAGATTGCTTCCAGCCATTCCCCGACTGTCGGATTGTGCTTGACTGCACTGAAGTGGCCGTCTCCAATACAGAAAGAGTGGACACCCAGAGTCATCTGTACAGTCATTACAAAGGACGCACCACACTTAAAGCTCTGATCGGTGTGGCTCCCAATGGAGTTATAACCTTCGCCAGTGACCTATACGGTGGAAGTACCTCGGACAAGGCGATAACAGCTGACTGCGGAGTACTCCAACAGCTAGAACCAGGTGACATGGTGATGGCAGATAAGGGATTCACTATTCGTGACATTTTGCCTGAGGGAGTGTCACTGAACATCCCAACGTTCCTTGTCAATGGACAGTTCAC
Protein-coding regions in this window:
- the LOC130392507 gene encoding uncharacterized protein LOC130392507; this translates as MVPASVEDEGTAGPGPNHLGIAPQTPGTSSVVLEIENDMLRKENDQLKRELEKQKQTFSFSQISSHPDKVKYYTGLTDAATVFFLEALLSKFDFQYHFNWNVQIMPLIDQLLLTLMKLRLNCGILDLATRLNCCRATVTNIFTTISSALYDILYVGMIENNIPSRFKNQTSLPDCFQPFPDCRIVLDCTEVAVSNTERVDTQSHLYSHYKGRTTLKALIGVAPNGVITFASDLYGGSTSDKAITADCGVLQQLEPGDMVMADKGFTIRDILPEGVSLNIPTFLVNGQFTVEEVNHNRLVACARIHVERSIQRLKTFGILTYIPYQHKKHANKILKVCVSLVNLQKPILQEIA